A genomic stretch from Chitinophaga agri includes:
- a CDS encoding PKD domain-containing protein, with protein MTTFVTNIFNNTQAAIRKVAAACLLTLCTVSVMAQGLSNRGKEFWVGYGHHQFMEPGFTNNQNMVLYLSAEDAATVTVSIDGTSWTRTYNIPANKVIVSDLIPKAGSIDARLYSVPPSYGGTGGEGVFSNKGIHIVSDVPIVAYAHIYGSVSSGATMLMPVATWGYSYISLNSQQSFANDCFSWMYIIAKEDNTMVEVNPSESSRNGRPANVPFTVTLNKGDIYQLVGAPLGGGKGKELTGTTVRSIANASGKCFPIAVFSGSSRTSINCPGNTAGTSGDNNMQQVFPYQAWGKRYLTAPISGRAAASFQTNPYKIVVKDPTTVVKRNGVVLTGLSKSCYEFTSNTADYIEADKPVLLAQFMASQGGCPNTTGIGDPEMIYLSPIEQATKNVAFYRNNVERIEVNGLLLVIPDNGIPSLKIDGDNTFDLTYPHPNLPGYTVIIKRWPAAAAQCTVKSDSAFNATTYGLGDFESYGYNAGTFINNLNAIGQIHNEADTSKPMHAFTCVNTPLELSVLLTYQPTKLEWQLSKLGANITPSADVIQNAPVPAKTLLIEKVQYYQFNLPNTYKFPNAGYYDVTVLSSAPHIDNCNNTEEVNFTITVKGKPDAIPAYTFPTACVLDTAYFAGKDSSNGYKLNQWTWTLPGGIVATAQQTAQRLPVGTPTVGYAVTTEDGCVADTSFNLTVYNKPVADFAVTPAAVCAGSTVTFSDSATYAGPVSVNEWYWDFGNGATTTNGTNAATSASYPEPKTYTAKHVVKVSDLCVSDTLDQNITVYAAPVASFTFPNDCIAQGEAVAFTSTATTPDGQAIASYTWDFGDANATPGNPNTSTLNNPVHTYTYYGSYKIRHSVTTVNGCVKDTLVTAIFNVKPALTYSSIPAVCESVKGTISIALAGVTNGVTGAGIYRSPYIDTAGNFSPSAAGAGTHTITYVFTADNGCKDSISTTVTVLPAPVPDFAVTADVCLGTPVTITDQSTVATGTITTWNWQLGDGTTVVHNNSNAFDQLYANAGTYALKLSVVSDNGCVSDTVVKNTVIHTAPVADFRLPVAICMPEGSAVFQNQSAATDGAALTYAWNFGDGSTIATAQHPSHTYATGGTYAITLSVVSAYGCAHDTTKQLSAFFNKPVASFTASPDTLCQGTDNIFADKSTVDNGTITSWAWEFGDGSSDNVAEPVKRYAAPGDYTVSLTVTSNRGCISDPFTAPVTVYLQPVVDAGPSFVVTEGTIVQFAPVVNGENELSFRWSPAMGLSNPEILRPTLTVKEDGVYTLTATGLGGCTASDELSVKVFKEVKVPNAFSPNGDNINDTWVIGNLADYPGCTIEVFNRYGQRVFQSTGYDTPWDGTLNGRPLPLATYYYVIKIKNGYAPLTGYVVLVR; from the coding sequence ATGACGACATTCGTAACCAACATTTTCAACAACACGCAGGCAGCAATCCGTAAGGTCGCTGCTGCCTGCTTACTCACACTGTGCACCGTTAGCGTTATGGCGCAGGGACTGTCCAACAGAGGTAAGGAATTCTGGGTTGGTTATGGACACCATCAGTTTATGGAACCTGGTTTTACGAACAACCAGAACATGGTACTGTACCTCAGTGCGGAAGACGCAGCAACGGTAACAGTAAGTATTGATGGAACATCATGGACAAGAACATATAATATTCCTGCGAATAAGGTCATCGTCAGTGACCTTATTCCTAAAGCAGGATCAATAGACGCACGTTTATACTCTGTACCTCCCTCATACGGCGGTACCGGTGGCGAAGGCGTCTTCAGTAATAAAGGTATTCATATCGTAAGTGATGTGCCAATCGTTGCTTACGCACATATTTATGGAAGTGTATCATCAGGAGCTACTATGCTGATGCCGGTAGCTACCTGGGGATACTCCTACATCTCATTAAATAGCCAGCAGAGCTTTGCAAATGACTGTTTTTCCTGGATGTATATCATCGCAAAGGAAGACAATACGATGGTTGAGGTTAACCCCTCTGAGTCGAGCCGTAACGGACGTCCTGCGAATGTTCCGTTTACGGTGACACTCAACAAAGGCGATATCTACCAGCTGGTAGGCGCCCCTCTTGGCGGTGGAAAAGGAAAGGAACTGACAGGTACGACTGTCCGCTCTATCGCCAATGCATCCGGTAAGTGTTTCCCCATAGCTGTATTTTCCGGCAGTAGCCGTACCAGTATTAATTGCCCGGGTAATACCGCGGGTACCAGCGGAGATAATAATATGCAACAGGTATTTCCCTATCAGGCATGGGGAAAGCGTTACCTGACAGCGCCCATCTCCGGCAGAGCAGCAGCCAGTTTTCAGACCAACCCCTATAAGATAGTTGTGAAAGATCCTACCACTGTTGTAAAACGTAACGGTGTTGTGCTGACAGGTCTTTCAAAATCATGTTATGAATTTACCAGCAATACGGCTGACTATATAGAAGCGGATAAACCTGTGCTGTTAGCACAATTCATGGCCTCTCAGGGAGGTTGCCCCAATACCACCGGTATCGGAGACCCTGAGATGATCTATCTCAGTCCGATCGAGCAGGCCACTAAGAATGTGGCTTTCTACAGGAACAATGTGGAAAGGATAGAGGTCAACGGACTGTTACTCGTTATACCGGATAACGGTATCCCTTCCCTGAAAATAGATGGCGATAATACGTTTGATCTGACTTATCCACATCCGAATCTGCCCGGTTATACAGTGATCATCAAACGTTGGCCAGCCGCGGCTGCACAGTGTACGGTAAAGAGTGATTCGGCTTTTAACGCCACCACTTATGGTTTAGGTGATTTTGAAAGCTATGGGTATAATGCCGGTACATTTATCAACAACCTGAATGCCATCGGACAGATACATAATGAAGCAGATACCTCCAAACCGATGCATGCTTTCACCTGTGTGAACACGCCATTGGAATTGTCTGTACTGCTGACTTATCAGCCTACCAAACTGGAATGGCAGCTAAGCAAGCTGGGAGCTAATATTACGCCTTCCGCAGATGTAATACAGAACGCGCCCGTTCCTGCTAAAACACTGCTTATTGAAAAGGTACAGTATTATCAGTTCAACTTGCCCAATACCTATAAATTCCCGAATGCAGGTTACTATGATGTAACTGTATTATCATCTGCACCGCATATAGACAACTGTAATAATACAGAAGAAGTCAACTTCACCATCACCGTAAAAGGTAAACCTGATGCAATACCGGCCTACACATTCCCTACAGCCTGTGTACTGGATACGGCTTATTTCGCTGGTAAGGATAGCAGTAACGGCTATAAACTGAATCAGTGGACATGGACATTACCAGGCGGTATTGTTGCTACAGCGCAGCAGACGGCACAACGACTACCTGTTGGTACGCCTACGGTCGGGTATGCAGTGACGACTGAAGATGGCTGTGTGGCAGATACGAGCTTTAACCTGACAGTATATAACAAGCCAGTAGCAGATTTCGCCGTGACACCTGCGGCAGTCTGCGCTGGAAGTACCGTCACCTTTAGTGACAGTGCCACCTATGCAGGGCCTGTGTCTGTAAATGAATGGTACTGGGACTTTGGCAATGGAGCAACTACTACCAATGGTACGAACGCTGCCACATCGGCCAGCTATCCTGAACCTAAAACTTATACAGCAAAACATGTTGTAAAAGTCAGTGACCTGTGTGTGAGCGATACCCTAGACCAGAACATCACTGTATATGCTGCGCCGGTAGCTTCTTTTACGTTCCCGAACGACTGCATCGCGCAGGGGGAAGCTGTCGCCTTTACCAGTACAGCAACCACTCCCGACGGACAGGCTATTGCCTCCTACACATGGGACTTCGGAGATGCTAATGCAACACCTGGTAATCCAAATACATCGACATTAAACAATCCTGTGCATACCTATACCTACTATGGTTCCTATAAAATCCGGCACAGTGTGACGACCGTAAACGGTTGTGTGAAAGACACGTTAGTAACGGCCATATTCAATGTGAAGCCAGCATTAACGTACTCAAGTATCCCAGCTGTTTGCGAAAGCGTAAAGGGGACTATCTCCATTGCGCTTGCCGGGGTTACGAATGGCGTGACCGGGGCCGGTATCTACCGGAGCCCGTATATTGATACCGCCGGCAATTTTAGTCCGTCGGCCGCCGGAGCAGGAACCCATACGATCACGTATGTCTTTACCGCTGACAATGGATGTAAAGATTCTATCAGCACGACAGTGACCGTATTACCCGCACCCGTACCTGATTTCGCTGTAACAGCGGATGTGTGTCTGGGTACACCGGTAACTATCACAGACCAGTCAACGGTAGCCACTGGTACTATTACTACCTGGAACTGGCAGCTGGGAGATGGTACTACCGTTGTACACAACAACAGCAATGCATTTGATCAGCTGTATGCAAACGCTGGAACTTATGCACTGAAATTATCTGTGGTGAGTGACAATGGTTGTGTAAGCGATACGGTAGTAAAGAACACGGTGATACATACGGCGCCGGTGGCAGATTTTCGTTTGCCGGTAGCGATCTGTATGCCGGAAGGGAGTGCCGTATTCCAAAACCAGTCAGCCGCTACCGATGGTGCAGCCCTGACTTATGCATGGAACTTTGGAGATGGCAGTACTATTGCAACAGCGCAGCATCCATCACATACTTATGCAACAGGCGGTACTTATGCTATTACCTTATCGGTAGTAAGCGCGTATGGTTGTGCACACGATACTACTAAACAACTGAGTGCCTTCTTCAATAAACCAGTCGCTTCTTTCACGGCTTCTCCTGATACTTTATGTCAGGGTACAGATAACATCTTCGCCGATAAGAGCACTGTTGACAATGGAACAATCACTTCCTGGGCCTGGGAATTCGGTGATGGTAGTTCCGATAATGTAGCGGAGCCCGTTAAAAGATATGCAGCGCCTGGAGACTATACCGTATCACTGACGGTGACCAGTAACCGTGGTTGTATCTCTGATCCTTTCACGGCGCCTGTGACCGTATACCTGCAACCTGTTGTAGATGCGGGTCCTTCCTTCGTCGTGACAGAGGGTACGATCGTACAGTTTGCCCCTGTGGTGAATGGCGAAAATGAACTCTCTTTCAGATGGTCACCTGCAATGGGGCTTTCCAATCCGGAGATCCTGAGACCTACACTGACAGTAAAAGAAGATGGAGTATATACACTGACAGCAACAGGTCTGGGTGGTTGCACAGCGAGTGATGAACTGTCAGTGAAAGTGTTTAAAGAAGTGAAAGTACCGAATGCATTTTCTCCGAATGGCGATAATATCAACGATACCTGGGTGATCGGTAACCTGGCAGACTATCCGGGATGTACGATCGAAGTATTTAACCGTTATGGACAGCGGGTATTCCAGTCTACCGGTTATGATACGCCGTGGGACGGCACATTGAATGGACGTCCTTTACCATTGGCCACTTACTATTATGTTATAAAGATTAAGAATGGATATGCACCGCTGACGGGTTATGTAGTGTTGGTGAGATAA
- a CDS encoding PorP/SprF family type IX secretion system membrane protein produces the protein MRTFTKALLMLCLVGLTGKKLQAQSDPHFSGYYVYPAWLNPALTGIFDGDYRVSAIYRSQWGSVSSPFKTYGIAGEVKTNNNINFGASVLNQKAGDGGFNYTTAYGSASYTGVRFGAFEQHRVVFGMQMGLIQRRFDPAKLHFGDQWNPITGYNPGQATNDMFNRTSSAAFDAGAGVLYYDAQPGKKYNLYGGFSVMHLNKPTDQFSATGDARIPMRTTAHAGVRVIISELFSLTPNVLYMKQGAASEKMLGAYGQYTAAAETDVMLGANYRFKDAFSAYAGVSYKSFMLGLSYDVNSSDLGKITRGANSFELSLSFIGRKSVKTPAGDFVCPRL, from the coding sequence ATGAGAACTTTTACCAAAGCATTGTTGATGCTGTGCTTAGTGGGCCTTACCGGTAAAAAGCTGCAGGCGCAGTCCGACCCGCATTTCTCCGGCTACTATGTATATCCGGCCTGGCTGAATCCGGCACTGACAGGGATATTTGATGGCGATTATCGTGTATCTGCCATTTATCGTTCTCAATGGGGAAGTGTGAGCAGTCCGTTTAAAACGTACGGTATTGCGGGAGAGGTGAAGACAAACAATAACATCAACTTCGGCGCCAGTGTATTAAATCAGAAGGCAGGCGATGGTGGGTTTAATTATACTACAGCTTACGGTAGTGCTTCCTATACCGGTGTACGCTTTGGTGCTTTTGAGCAGCACAGGGTTGTCTTCGGCATGCAGATGGGACTCATTCAGCGCAGGTTTGACCCGGCGAAATTACACTTTGGTGATCAGTGGAACCCTATCACTGGTTACAATCCGGGACAGGCAACCAATGATATGTTCAACAGGACATCTTCCGCTGCATTTGATGCAGGTGCTGGTGTATTGTACTATGATGCGCAGCCAGGTAAGAAATATAATCTGTATGGCGGCTTCTCTGTCATGCACCTGAATAAACCTACTGATCAGTTCAGCGCTACAGGCGATGCCCGTATACCTATGCGTACTACTGCACATGCAGGTGTCAGGGTAATAATCTCTGAACTGTTCTCACTTACACCAAATGTACTGTATATGAAACAGGGTGCGGCATCAGAAAAGATGCTGGGTGCTTATGGTCAGTATACAGCTGCAGCAGAAACAGATGTCATGCTGGGTGCCAACTACCGTTTCAAAGATGCTTTCTCTGCGTATGCGGGAGTGAGCTACAAAAGCTTTATGCTCGGGTTAAGCTATGATGTGAACTCCTCCGATCTGGGTAAGATCACCAGAGGTGCCAACAGTTTCGAACTCTCTTTATCATTCATAGGCAGGAAGTCAGTGAAAACGCCGGCCGGTGATTTCGTTTGTCCAAGGTTATAA
- a CDS encoding PorP/SprF family type IX secretion system membrane protein — protein MQLKGIIIAIIPILAWPLRVLSQQQPHYTQYVLNTYIINPAVAGIENYWDIKASHRHQWAGVNGSPVTTYLTVQGPLSKTDYPQASATGFNPEGGNPRGKAYWESYTAPPSHAGAGVTILNDKTGPLSRFSIAGTYAHHIGIAPGTSLSAGISVGAQRITLDATALEFQNPSDPAIAGSTVLGRWRPDVSVGLYLYSAQYFAGLSAQNIVPSGIGFDNGNVKGDSVYRGKLVPHLFGTAGYRLWLNEDMTLLPSVMIKYITALPVSVDMNAKLQYRDRIWIGASYRHKDGIAAMLGINVNAAFNVGYAYDYTTSGLNIASHGSHEIVIGFMIGNRFADLCPRNLW, from the coding sequence ATGCAGCTGAAGGGCATCATCATAGCGATAATACCTATACTGGCCTGGCCTTTACGGGTATTATCGCAACAGCAACCACATTACACACAGTATGTACTGAACACCTATATCATCAATCCGGCAGTAGCTGGTATCGAGAACTACTGGGACATCAAGGCGAGTCATCGTCACCAGTGGGCAGGAGTGAATGGTAGTCCGGTTACAACATATCTGACTGTACAGGGACCGCTGAGCAAGACTGACTATCCGCAGGCATCAGCTACCGGGTTTAATCCGGAAGGTGGTAACCCGAGAGGAAAGGCTTACTGGGAGTCTTATACAGCACCGCCATCACATGCAGGCGCAGGCGTCACCATCCTGAATGATAAGACAGGGCCGCTGAGCCGGTTTTCCATTGCGGGAACCTATGCGCATCATATCGGTATTGCACCAGGTACCAGTCTGAGTGCCGGTATCTCTGTGGGTGCACAACGTATTACGCTGGATGCAACGGCCCTGGAATTTCAGAATCCTTCTGATCCTGCTATTGCCGGCAGCACCGTATTAGGCCGTTGGAGACCTGATGTAAGCGTAGGCCTGTATCTCTATTCAGCGCAGTATTTCGCTGGCCTCTCTGCGCAGAATATTGTGCCTTCAGGTATCGGCTTTGATAATGGCAATGTGAAAGGGGACAGTGTGTATAGAGGAAAACTGGTGCCGCATCTGTTTGGAACAGCAGGATATAGATTGTGGCTGAATGAAGATATGACCCTGTTGCCTTCAGTCATGATCAAATACATCACGGCATTGCCCGTGAGCGTGGATATGAATGCTAAACTACAGTACCGTGACCGCATATGGATAGGGGCCTCTTACCGCCATAAGGATGGTATTGCAGCCATGCTTGGCATCAATGTCAATGCTGCTTTTAATGTTGGTTACGCTTACGACTATACAACTTCCGGACTCAATATAGCCAGCCATGGTTCTCATGAGATTGTAATAGGTTTTATGATAGGCAACCGGTTTGCGGACCTGTGTCCGCGTAACCTCTGGTAA
- a CDS encoding OmpA family protein, translating to MKKVFLTVIGLAAIQLASAQNKAGYLRAAGTYYKQADYYSASMYYEKYLAVNGKTGAKESYSPYAAPGGSVKPAPSADEVLAAYQLADSYRHLHDHVKAAPLFGKVVAADSTRFPLAAYYHGESLRALAQYEVAEQAFKTFLAHYDKNDSYSAAAEQELRNLPFIREQLHKSAQSDYHIRKASATLNAGGASYAPVWAGDQLLFTSTKESNYTNRIYLAKDTVAANRAGIPQSSKTHQGAASLSTDRNVLYLTQWTVADGRKSAAIYTSRKEGDKWSEPVKLDAVVNVAGANTQQPFIMADGRHLLFASDRAGGTGGYDLWSAELDAAGKPLSVQNLGPAINTSSDEEAPFYHPASGTLVFASNGRTGMGGFDLYYAKGNLGKWETPVNFGYPVNDVKDDIYFFSRSKSAYILEDAWFSSDRSAECCLELFSVHLAPPPPPVKEEPVVAVKPAPTLADTILNTPVNTAITIQEIYYELNEFILTPASHPALDKLVDMLKAHPQMEIEISAHTDNTGSAAYNQQLSEKRALNCVAYLEGKGIDRKRLQYKGYGATKPVAPNTHPDGTDNPAGRKLNRRIELRILKQ from the coding sequence ATGAAGAAAGTATTTCTGACAGTTATAGGTCTGGCGGCCATTCAGCTGGCTTCGGCGCAAAATAAAGCAGGTTATCTGCGGGCAGCGGGCACTTACTACAAGCAGGCGGATTATTATTCAGCGTCTATGTATTATGAAAAATATCTGGCGGTGAATGGAAAGACAGGTGCCAAAGAATCATATAGTCCTTATGCGGCGCCGGGTGGATCAGTGAAACCAGCTCCATCCGCAGATGAAGTACTGGCAGCTTACCAGCTGGCAGACAGCTATCGTCACCTGCACGATCATGTAAAAGCAGCACCACTGTTTGGAAAAGTCGTAGCAGCAGACAGCACCCGTTTTCCGCTGGCAGCCTACTATCATGGAGAAAGCCTTCGGGCACTGGCACAATACGAAGTCGCAGAACAGGCATTTAAGACGTTTCTGGCGCATTACGATAAGAATGATAGTTACAGTGCTGCAGCTGAGCAGGAGCTGCGTAATCTCCCTTTTATTCGCGAACAGTTACATAAATCAGCGCAGTCCGATTATCATATAAGAAAAGCGTCCGCCACGCTAAATGCCGGCGGCGCTTCTTATGCACCTGTATGGGCCGGCGATCAGCTGTTGTTCACTTCTACCAAAGAATCTAATTATACGAACCGTATCTATCTCGCAAAAGATACGGTTGCTGCAAACAGGGCAGGCATTCCCCAGTCTTCCAAAACACATCAGGGTGCAGCTAGTCTTTCCACAGATAGAAATGTGCTATATCTCACGCAATGGACTGTTGCCGATGGCAGGAAATCTGCCGCTATTTATACCAGCCGTAAGGAAGGAGATAAATGGAGCGAGCCGGTGAAATTGGATGCTGTTGTCAATGTAGCAGGCGCTAACACGCAGCAGCCTTTTATCATGGCTGATGGCCGCCACCTGTTATTTGCCAGTGACAGGGCTGGTGGTACCGGTGGATACGACCTGTGGAGTGCTGAACTCGATGCAGCCGGTAAACCATTGTCTGTACAAAATCTTGGACCAGCCATTAATACTTCTTCAGATGAAGAAGCTCCCTTCTACCATCCTGCTTCCGGCACACTGGTATTTGCCAGCAATGGCCGGACGGGTATGGGAGGGTTTGACCTTTACTATGCAAAAGGTAATCTGGGGAAATGGGAGACACCGGTGAACTTCGGTTATCCCGTGAATGATGTGAAGGATGATATATATTTCTTCAGCCGCAGCAAATCCGCGTATATCCTGGAAGATGCCTGGTTCTCTTCTGATCGTTCTGCGGAATGTTGCCTGGAGTTATTCAGCGTGCACCTTGCTCCGCCACCACCACCAGTGAAAGAGGAGCCGGTTGTAGCCGTTAAACCTGCACCAACCCTGGCTGATACCATCCTGAATACACCGGTGAACACCGCGATCACTATCCAGGAGATCTACTATGAGCTAAATGAATTTATCCTGACACCTGCATCACATCCTGCGCTGGATAAGCTGGTGGATATGCTAAAGGCACATCCGCAGATGGAGATAGAGATCAGTGCGCATACGGATAACACGGGTAGTGCTGCTTACAACCAGCAACTGTCAGAAAAACGTGCACTGAACTGTGTGGCTTACCTGGAAGGAAAAGGTATTGACAGGAAACGCCTCCAGTACAAAGGATATGGCGCTACCAAACCGGTTGCACCTAACACACATCCTGATGGCACTGATAATCCAGCGGGAAGAAAACTTAACAGACGTATCGAACTGAGGATCTTAAAACAGTAG
- a CDS encoding GH92 family glycosyl hydrolase has product MKRNRYLISTITLFLGIATTGVAQMKRLDNVKTNVDYVDPTIGSVGLILEPTRPAMYLPNSMVRVFPLRKDQLDDQITGFPLTIASHRQQSLFCFIPVSGQLTDENWQRGLTYDQEQTKPYSYSVYLEDADTLDFSPAAHSGYFSVGFSGNTTHYLRLSLLNGGGELTTEGKRALSGKEDFNGMSAYFYAELNTDITGTEYKGDNKQHLFVSLGNKAQRVDVRYGVSFISVEQAKANLKAEIPAFGIKAVRQQALAAWNKVLDKITVKGGTEAQKRVFYTSLYRSYERMVDINEHGKYYSAYDHKVHISSQPFYVDNWLWDTYIALEPLQTLLNPATQVHKINSYIAMYEQSGWMPSFAVAHGDMPCMTGNHAAAWMADAWFKGVRGFDIAKAYEGLKKNSLQATLLPWRNGPATSLDTFYSTHGYMPSLKPGEKETVKEVHGFERRQAVAVTLENSYDDWCIAQLSKAAGHPEDEPLFLKRAANYKNVYRADKGFVWPKDADGNWIEPFDPKFSGGQGGRDYFTENNAYTYNWDVKHDLQGLFELMGGKDKAAEKLDNLFRESLGRSKYDLWYTFPDATGMVGQFVMGNEPSFHIPYLYNYTGSPWKTQKRIRMLLDTWYTDNLFGIPGDEDGGGMTAFVVFSMMGFCPVTPGIPVYNIGSPVFEEVKIRLENGKTFTVSAPGSSAKNKYIQSAALNGQPLNVPWFTHDALLKGGTLKLVMGEMPNKKWGTGEGAMPPSSLEWKNN; this is encoded by the coding sequence ATGAAGAGAAACAGGTACTTGATAAGTACAATCACGTTATTTTTAGGAATAGCCACGACAGGAGTGGCGCAGATGAAGCGTTTGGACAACGTCAAAACGAATGTTGACTACGTCGATCCTACTATTGGGAGTGTAGGATTGATATTGGAACCTACCCGTCCGGCGATGTATCTGCCTAACAGTATGGTGAGAGTGTTCCCGTTACGAAAAGATCAGCTGGATGACCAGATCACTGGTTTCCCCCTGACAATAGCCTCACACCGGCAGCAAAGCCTGTTCTGTTTTATACCAGTATCCGGTCAGCTGACAGATGAAAACTGGCAGCGCGGTCTTACTTATGACCAGGAACAAACCAAACCTTACAGTTACAGTGTATACCTGGAAGATGCAGATACACTGGATTTTTCTCCGGCTGCGCATAGCGGTTATTTCAGTGTCGGATTTTCGGGTAACACCACCCATTACCTGCGTCTGAGCCTGCTGAATGGAGGAGGTGAACTGACAACTGAAGGTAAGCGGGCACTAAGTGGGAAAGAAGATTTTAATGGCATGAGTGCCTATTTCTACGCAGAGCTGAATACAGATATTACCGGTACGGAATACAAAGGCGACAATAAACAGCACCTGTTTGTGTCCCTGGGAAACAAGGCACAGCGTGTGGATGTGCGTTACGGTGTGTCATTTATCAGTGTGGAGCAGGCAAAAGCTAATCTGAAAGCGGAAATTCCTGCATTTGGCATTAAAGCTGTCAGGCAGCAAGCCCTGGCCGCCTGGAATAAAGTACTTGATAAGATTACAGTCAAAGGAGGTACTGAAGCCCAGAAGCGTGTTTTCTATACCTCTCTTTACAGGTCATATGAAAGGATGGTCGATATCAACGAACACGGTAAGTATTACAGCGCCTATGATCATAAGGTGCATATCTCCAGCCAGCCTTTCTATGTGGATAACTGGTTATGGGATACCTACATTGCACTGGAGCCATTACAAACACTGTTAAACCCTGCTACGCAGGTACATAAGATCAACTCTTACATCGCTATGTATGAACAGAGCGGATGGATGCCTTCTTTCGCCGTAGCACATGGTGATATGCCCTGTATGACTGGCAACCATGCAGCTGCCTGGATGGCTGACGCCTGGTTCAAAGGTGTAAGGGGCTTCGATATTGCGAAAGCATACGAGGGGCTGAAAAAGAATTCCTTACAGGCCACCCTGCTGCCATGGAGAAACGGTCCGGCAACTTCGCTGGATACCTTCTATTCAACACATGGCTATATGCCTTCTCTGAAACCGGGAGAAAAGGAAACAGTGAAAGAAGTACATGGATTTGAACGTCGTCAGGCAGTAGCGGTAACGCTGGAAAACAGTTATGATGACTGGTGTATCGCGCAGCTGTCAAAGGCCGCAGGTCATCCGGAAGATGAACCCCTGTTCCTGAAACGTGCCGCAAATTATAAAAATGTCTATCGTGCTGACAAAGGCTTTGTATGGCCAAAAGATGCAGATGGTAACTGGATAGAGCCTTTTGATCCTAAGTTCTCCGGCGGACAGGGAGGTCGTGATTATTTCACTGAGAATAATGCCTACACCTACAACTGGGATGTAAAACATGACCTGCAGGGTTTGTTCGAACTGATGGGAGGAAAGGACAAAGCAGCCGAAAAACTGGACAACCTCTTCCGTGAAAGTCTCGGTCGCAGCAAGTATGACCTGTGGTATACCTTCCCGGATGCAACCGGCATGGTAGGTCAATTTGTGATGGGCAATGAGCCGAGCTTCCATATACCATACCTATACAACTATACAGGATCACCGTGGAAGACGCAGAAGCGCATCCGCATGCTGCTGGACACCTGGTACACAGATAACCTGTTTGGTATCCCGGGTGATGAAGATGGTGGTGGCATGACAGCCTTTGTGGTATTCTCTATGATGGGTTTTTGTCCTGTAACCCCAGGTATTCCGGTGTATAATATAGGTAGTCCGGTATTCGAAGAAGTAAAGATCAGACTGGAAAATGGCAAAACCTTTACCGTATCAGCGCCGGGTAGCTCTGCAAAGAAC
- a CDS encoding collagen-like triple helix repeat-containing protein, which produces MRKMSLYALMLCGVIFFGACGKDGEAGPAGAKGDTGATGPAGTPGKDGTSGIIYSDWLDVTYTAVRETSDGNGNGVLDTVFYGAEIEAAKITEDILSTGDVRVFINTYSDSEKDVAPLPFVSPISGATISPSFSLGLITLIANGAFNTVEEEGTKYQQYRYVIIPGGAEARKATGIDWNDYKQVKAYLHLKD; this is translated from the coding sequence ATGAGAAAGATGTCTTTGTATGCATTAATGTTATGTGGTGTTATTTTCTTCGGCGCATGTGGTAAAGACGGTGAAGCCGGCCCTGCTGGTGCAAAAGGTGATACTGGTGCTACTGGTCCTGCTGGTACACCGGGTAAAGATGGTACTTCTGGTATTATCTACTCTGACTGGCTGGATGTAACCTATACTGCTGTAAGAGAAACAAGTGATGGTAACGGAAATGGCGTGCTGGATACTGTATTCTATGGTGCAGAGATCGAAGCAGCTAAGATCACCGAAGATATCCTGTCTACCGGTGATGTAAGAGTGTTTATCAACACTTATTCCGATAGCGAGAAAGACGTGGCGCCGCTGCCTTTCGTATCTCCTATCTCCGGCGCCACTATCAGCCCTTCTTTCTCTTTAGGATTGATCACCCTGATCGCAAATGGTGCGTTTAATACAGTTGAAGAAGAAGGTACAAAATATCAGCAGTACAGATATGTGATCATTCCCGGTGGTGCGGAAGCGCGTAAAGCGACCGGTATTGACTGGAATGACTACAAACAGGTGAAAGCATACCTGCACCTGAAAGACTAA